A window of the Astyanax mexicanus isolate ESR-SI-001 chromosome 22, AstMex3_surface, whole genome shotgun sequence genome harbors these coding sequences:
- the mccc2 gene encoding methylcrotonoyl-CoA carboxylase beta chain, mitochondrial gives MLMQALRPSVPFIRSRSALLRLYHADKVATLGSQADVQSPVYQENYERMQALVKELKERSEKIKLGGGERARALHTSRGKLLPRERIDRLLDPGSPFLELSQLAAYELYGSEEVPAGGIITGIGRVSGVECVIAANDATVKGGTYYPVTVKKHLRAQEIAQQNHLPCIYLVDSGGANLPRQAEVFPDRDHFGRIFFNQARLSSQGIAQIAVVMGSCTAGGAYVPSMADESIIVRKQGTIFLAGPPLVKAATGEEVSAEDLGGADLHCRHSGVTDHYALDDLHALHLARKAVRNLNYRKKLDVTVEPPEAPLFPADEIYGIVGDNLKRNFDVKEVIARIVDGSKFDEFKALYGDTLVTGFARIFGYPVGIIGNNGVLFSESAKKATHFIELCCSRNIPLIFLQNITGFMVGKEYEAGGIAKDGAKMVTAVACANVPKITVIIGGSYGAGNYGMCGRAYSPRFLYMWPNARISVMGGEQAANVLATITKDQKARQGKEFTAEEEAAMKDPIIRRFEEEGSPYFSSARLWDDGIIDPADTRLVLGLSLSATLNAPTQKTRFGVFRM, from the exons ATGTTAATGCAAGCTCTCAGACCGTCTGTCCCCTTTATCCGGAGCAGGAGCGCTCTGCTGCGGCTCTACCATGCGGATAAAGTCGCCACTCTGGGCTCCCAGGCTGATGTGCAGTCTCCGGTTTACCAG GAAAACTATGAACGCATGCAAGCTTTGGTGAAGGAGCTGAAAGAGCGATCAGAGAAGATCAAACTTG GTGGAGGAGAAAGAGCAAGGGCCTTACACACATCCAGAGGAAAGCTTCTGCCTCGGGAACGAATTGATAGACTCCTAGACCCAGG CTCTCCCTTTTTAGAACTGTCCCAGCTTGCTGCTTATGAGCTGTATGGTAGTGAAGAAGTTCCCGCTGGAGGCATCATCACTGGCATTGGTCGAGTTTCTGG GGTGGAATGCGTGATCGCTGCAAATGATGCCACTGTGAAAGGAGGTACTTATTATCCAGTTACTGTAAAGAAGCACCTTCGCGCTCAAGAGATTGCACAACAGAACCACCTGCCATGCATTTATCTCG TGGATTCTGGGGGTGCCAACTTGCCCAGACAGGCAGAAGTGTTTCCTGACAGAGATCACTTTGGTCGCATCTTCTTCAACCAGGCACGTCTGTCCTCACAGGGCATTGCACAG ATCGCTGTAGTAATGGGATCTTGTACGGCAGGGGGTGCGTATGTCCCCTCCATGGCAGATGAGAGCATCATTGTTCGCAAACAAGGGACAATTTTTCTGGCAGGACCTCCATTG GTAAAAGCTGCCACCGGTGAAGAAGTCTCTGCTGAAGACCTTGGAGGTGCTGACCTTCACTGCAG ACATTCTGGGGTAACAGATCACTATGCCTTAGATGATCTCCATGCTCTTCATTTGGCAAGGAAAGCTGTGCGAAACCTGAACTACAGGAAGAAATTAGAT GTCACTGTAGAACCTCCAGAGGCGCCACTATTCCCAGCAGATGAGATTTACGGCATAGTGGGGGACAACCTGAAACGAAACTTCGACGTAAAAGAG GTGATTGCTCGAATTGTTGATGGCAGTAAGTTTGATGAATTCAAAGCATTGTATGGAGACACACTGGTAACAG gtTTTGCACGAATATTTGGTTATCCAGTAGGAATCATTGGAAATAATGGAGTACTGTTTTCAGAGTCAGCAAAGAAA GCAacacattttattgagttgtgctGTAGTCGGAACATTCCACTGATCTTTCTGCAGAACATCACAG GCTTTATGGTGGGGAAAGAGTATGAAGCTGGAGGTATTGCTAAAGATGGAGCCAAGATGGTAACCGCTGTGGCCTGTGCCAATGTGCCCAAGATCACCGTCATCATCGGAGGGTCTTATGGGGCTGGAAACTACGGAATGTGTGGCAGAGCTTACAG TCCCCGATTCCTGTACATGTGGCCTAATGCACGCATCTCAGTGATGGGAGGAGAGCAGGCAGCAAATGTGTTGGCCACCATCACTAAAGACCAGAAAGCCAGACAAGGAAAAGAA TTCACAGCTGAAGAGGAGGCAGCTATGAAGGATCCCATTATCAGACGGTTTGAAGAGGAAGGAAGCCCTTATTTCTCCAGTGCCAG actgtgggacgATGGAATTATTGATCCTGCTGACACGCGCCTCGTCCTGGGCCTCAGTCTGAGCGCTACTCTCAATGCTCCCACACAGAAGACTCGCTTTGGCGTCTTCAGAAtgtaa
- the hspb11 gene encoding intraflagellar transport protein 25 homolog gives MINTALSSFGAQVVLATSSDENHPPENILDGKTETFWLSTGMFPQEFIIRFPDNMKVSLISVHSFNVKHLRIEKNTLEEADKFQVMAEKEFEQTENSLQTNDISVDGSHATHLRFLIISGYDHFVSVHKVSVEA, from the exons ATGATTAACACCGCGCTCAGCTCGTTTGGTGCTCAGGTCGTGTTGGCTACGTCCAGTGATGAGAATCACCCACCAGAAAACATACTAGACGG GAAAACGGAGACGTTCTGGCTGTCCACGGGCATGTTTCCCCAAGAGTTCATCATTCGCTTCCCAGATAATATGAAAGTATCACTTATCTCCGTTCACAGTTTTAATG TTAAACATCTAAGGATAGAGAAAAACACTCTAGAAGAGGCAGATAAGTTTCAAGTCATGGCAGAGAAAG AGTTTGAACAAACAGAGAACAGTCTACAAACCAATGATATTTCT gttgaTGGCTCACATGCAACACACTTGCGGTTCCTCATCATCTCTGGATATGATCATTTCGTCTCGGTGCACAAAGTCAGTGTAGAAGCATAA